ttataaaaattgtttattttttatactttatttataattttatttattttatttatctataatTTTGGTTACTGCTTAATTGATCGAAGTAATGtgaataaatgaaagaaataagGTAGCATTGGTAATTTGTAATCAATTTAACTTGAAgtctattttataatttatgttattgtACTATAAGTTCAACTGCCCAATTCgaattttataattctttgcctttagttttttttaaatttttatttataatttacaatataatttgaattactttattaatttattttggtttttgtacTGATGTGTAAATCtgtgtttataattattttatgcttCCTATGATTGgactgaataaataaataattacgtTACGTAGCCAAAGACATAAGAGACATACCCGCCGCATGTTTAGTGTATACgattttgtaaataaacacATGCGTGGGCGTCGTTGGCGACGATCAGTCGATAACGTAACGAGCCGGCAGGTTGCCAAAATTGTTGCAATGAGGGTGTGcaagagactgagagagagagagggagagaaagtaTATGGCACTTACCCTGcgttgttgcggctgctgctgttgctgctcataaaagttgctgctgctgccattctCTAGCCACTCGACATCGCTGCAAGATcaaaagagagcaagagagagcaCAATGAAAAACCACATGTTGAACGAAACTCACCacacaacaaagcaaaagtagAGAGCAAACACAACGCTCTCtctcaaaaagcaaaagctttttTGTTTCGTACTCACCGTTGCATACGCTGTATGACCGGCAGCTGAGCGGTGCTGTCGTGTATTCGCACCTGATCCGGCGTAATCTCCTCGAGCAGAAACATATTCTTGTTCGCCGGCGGCAGCGACGCCGACGTCGGCAGTGATGCCTCGCCACTCTCTAAGATGCCGATGCCGCCGCCGTTATAGAAAAGTGGACTGAGGGGACGGCATGCGCCGCCCAAAAGCTCATCGATGTTTTGATGTCGCGATATAAAAAGCTTGTCGCCCACGCGGCCCGGCTGCGGAGCATAAGCATAGCGAGGCGCTGTGGCTGGCTGCAACTGTGGCGTCGACGGCGCTGCTGCCATTTGAACTTTTGACATTGGAATGTTATCGTAGGGCGATGCACAAAGCTTTCGCTGCTCCGCCAGCTCGTTGGCCAGCTCGGGCGGCACGGGACTCGAGCATTGTCCCAAGGGCGGCGGTCGCACTGAGTACGCAAAATTGAAGGAGCTGCTCAGCTCCGAGGGCGCATCCTGTGCCAGTGGGCGTGGTATCTGCCCATTCGTTTGCTTAAAGTCCACGACGTCGTTGCCATTTGAGGGCAACAACTGTTCACCAGCGTTGCCAGGCTGTTGCTCGTCATCCTGCAACCACCAGGCGCGCTCTCCTGACTCCCAGTGCTTGATTATGCGTGGCGGCGGCGTTGGAGGCGTTGCTTGCTTCACTGGTGGAGGCGGAGGTGGTGCCTCCTGTTCCTTCTCCTGCCACCAGGCACGCTCACCGGACTCCACGCGCTGTACGTTGAACAGCTTCTTAGCCGGACCCGACATCCACCAGTGTTGTGCAGCAGCATCCGTGGGTGCGCTGCTTCCACTGCCGTTGCTCGCCTTGGAGCTGTTGCTGGGCAGCTTGAGGGTCACCTCCACATGAGGCTCATCGTGATATCCGTTGGTCTTGCACTCTGGCGTCAGGGATTTGATTGGAGTTTGTTGTTGCGTCTGTTCCTCGTCCAGCCACCAGGCATCTTGCTCGGGGGAGATGCGACTTCTGGGCATCAGCTTGCCCTGCACTTCTGACTCTTGTTCCTGCTCcctttcgttgtcgttgctgctgctccaccaAGCACCACAAGCTGCCTTGCCACCCTCGGTGATCTCCACACTTGCATCCCTAGACTGCTCATCATCCAGCGGATTTAAGGTTTCTTCCGCTAGCgtatcatcgtcatcgccctCATCCTGACGCAGCCACCAGGCTTGCTCCTCCCCTGAATCAATGTGGCGCAACCTGTAAGGCATCTCACCGCGATTATTGTAATCCAAAGCGGAAGCCGTGTTGATCTGCAGACTCGTGTCCTGCCACCAGCTGGGTTCGTCCAGATCCGAGGGATTTGCCTCGCTTGTGGTCAAACTCGACTCTTTGTCGtagtgtttttgttgctgttgagctGTGCTCGTTTCGCGAGGATTATGTGTGCTGGAACTGTAGGAGTTGGGACTGCTCGTTgtgtttgtcgttgtcgttatcGTTGTGGTTGTCACCTGGCCACTTGCTGTggtcttcgtcgtcgtcgttggttCGTTCGTTCGTGTGTCTAACGTTAGACTGAGCGTGACCATCGAGTCACATGGCGGCGTGTCTGCCTCGCCCGCGCTCTCGGAGCTTTCGATGAAGATCGGTTCACTATTTGCGTCGTGCTGACGAGTGGCGAAAAAATTCGACACCCCCGACAAGCGCTGCAAacgcgacgtcgactgcgctgTCCACTGAGATTGTGACGGTGAAGGCGACGGCGATGCTAACTGCGATGCTGGCGACTGCGGTGAAGACTGCAGCGGGGAAGGCGATTTGGGGGATAACTGGGCTGCCAATTGCGCCGAGGACTGCTCTGCCAACTGAGTTGTAGACTGCGCTGCCAACTGCTTTGCTGACTGCTCTGTCTGTGGCGATGTCGCCGTCGCAGGTGACTGTCTCACTGCGGCGTCACTAGGTGAGTCAGTGACGAACTTGTTGTGGCTATTTTCGCCATCGTCGCCATTGTCACCGCTGCTGTCAGTTGCCTGCTTAGCAGCGACCTTCTTGCTCGTTGTTTTCTCTTTCGGTTGCACGCCgtttgttgccgctgccttCTTCTTGCCCGTCTTTTTGGTGATCTTGACGCGTTGCTCGCTGTCCGATGAGGAACAGGCAGAGGTCGCTGTGGAGCTATTGCTACTGCTTCCTGTGCTGGGCGTACAGGATTTATGCGTTTTTAATTTCACGGTACTTGCTTTGCCATTGCTTAGCTTCACTTTGCGCGCGGAGCTGGCTGAGGTGACGCTAGCTTCGCTGCCGCCACTAGGTGATCTTTCCAGTCCCGAACCCGAGGTTGCCTCTGCTGCCGCACCTGTTCCCGTTGCCTCCTCGTTCTCGCCGCTGCTGGGCGTGCGACTTTTACGCGGTCTGTCCGTAGGTCCCACGTTCAGCGAGCTCTTGCGAAAGTCCTTGTTGGGCCAAGGCCACTTTGCCGAGGAGTTGctcgagttgctgctgttgctaatCTTAGTGGGTGATTCTGCTTTGCTGGGTGCAGCTGGAGGTTTATTGGCCAGATTCTCAACGGAGGATTGTCGGGAGTTGAGTCGCACCGCCTTTGGTGGTGATAACTTTGATTTGCCGTTGcttgtgctgctgctcttgACACTGGCCACACTTAAGTTAACGCTGCTCTTTGCTGGACTCACCGAAGGTTCCTTGGACTCGGCGCTCGGTGTGCTGGACTTGGGTGAAACGCTGGACTGAGGACTTGCGTTGTAGCGCAGACTGCTAATGCGATCCCGATGCGAACTGTAGTTGGAGCTGATGCTGCTACTGGCTGCGCTGTACCTTAAATACCTCGTGGAATCATCCATGCGATCCGATTGTATCTCCTTCTCCACCATCTGGCGGGGTTTTGTGGAGCGTTGTATGGTCTTCTCGATGGTCTTGGCGATGTCTATGCGACGCGTGCGTTGCACTGTGGTGCTGCCTGGTGGAGTTGGTGAGGTGGCTCTGGTCACCACAGACACGGAGATGAAGGTTTCCTCAGGTGCAGTCTCAGACTGTTGCTCCGGGGATTTTTCCTCCGTTTTGGCTACCTCCTTAACTGTTTCAGCTGGCTGTTCTGGTGTCTGCTGCTCCTCAAGCTCTTTTTCCCTGCTTGCCTTGGCGCGACTTGCGGTTCTCGCATGGAAATCACTTGTGGTCAAGTAAGAGATGGATTTGTCCAGCGTATTACTATTGAGTCGGGTTCCTGTGCTGCCATAGCGATTGCCATAGGTGTTCCTAGAGCTGCTActactgctgttgccgctgcgaTAGTTACTAGCTCCCAGTTTACTCCGTGCGCTGTCCATCACCGGACTGGGATCCCTTGACTTCGACTTGCTGTTGTGATTGGTGTGCTCCAGCGCCACTGGACTGGGATCCCTGGATCGACCGTATTTGCCCAGTTTACTTGTTGTGCCAGTGTAGCGTTTGATGGGACTGCTTCGATCACTGGAGCTCGTCGTGTCCTTGGCTTCGGTTTTCGCTGCGCTGCCATAGCGACTCACGTAGCTTGTCACAGCTGGAGTGGCAGCTGGCGGATCACGTTTGATGCGATATGTGCCACCAGAGAAGGATGGTCTGTAGGCGCTGGGCGTGGCCAGCGAAGTGTAGCGCGAGGTGGCGCCACTGCCAAGATCGCTGCCCAATGTGTACTGCAAGTAGATAATGCATTCAATAGAGAATTGAGCAGAGAAAGAGGTGAAGGAGACTTACCGTTGAGCTACTCGGCTTATAGGAACTCAGATTAGACTTCCAGGGAGTCTGCAATAGAAAGCAGTCTAAATTAGTTTGCGGGAACAAGCAGGGAACTTGTAGTAAAATGTACTGAACAATGATATTctatagtattatataatatattaaaaaaaacaaggaaatCATATCACTTGTAATATCaataaacatgaaaataataccataATGAAGAACATTTACAATTCCTGGTATGTGACCAAATTCTGGTGTTGTTAAATACAATGTCTGGTTGTATTAGCAGAAAAACATCGCTATATGGTACATATACGAGTattgtaaaaatttaatacaatatttaatgagCTCTCAATAACCCTAAGAAATTAAGGTAAGCCACAGAAGTATATAACGATTTATTACTGTTTATTTATCGATCATATTTAAAAAGGAAAAGTTGTAATAAAGGAAACGATTCTTAACTATGCCTTTCTTAAGATTTTAACAATGCTTCATTTATATTACGGAGTTCCCCTTGTTAAAGCAATGAAAACGACTTTTTGTGTGAATCACTTGAAGTGCATAATTACAAAGCAAACAGAATGAGAGCGTGAGTACTTTGACTTCATTGAGTTGCATGATAAGGAAATGAGTTGATTGATTGGCGCACTTAAGCCAACACACCATCGACTGCACTTGCTGCCACATTCCACTTGCCACCTCCCACTTGCCCTTTATAAAGAGAATTCGGCAATTCGCACGAATATTTAATCATCATCAGCGCGTGCAACGTAAGGCAAAGAGGCGGAGGCCACAACACTGACACATCAACACCAAGCGAGCACAAAGACAACTTGAGGCATGCCCCTTCTCGGCGATCTTGCCCCCCCAGGAGGGTCGCTTTGAACTCGCCACAGCCGTTGCCGCAGCCACTGTGGCATTGCTTCGGCCTGCTTCTTCATCGTCTTATGCTTTCTCgatgtatttcaatttcaatttcaattaaatggcGCTGTTGCACgcgtttttcaattaatttggaCGTGTAAACAGATTCATTTCGATTATTTCAACATCTGCCTTCTAATCTTTGTGCCGCACAGTGCATTAGACGCCCTTGCTTCCCTTTCCACATTTTCCTTTGCTGTCTGGGAGGAACTACATATCATTTGATCCGACAGACGCGACATTAATATTGCGAAATCCATGTCGTCTTTTTATAGCTTTTGGCAACAGCGAACAGACGACAAATACTCGACGAGATCTGCGCATAAGCTGCAGCATAATGTGGCAATTATACTTTGGGGGATAATCGAGGGAAATGCATTAAGGAATTCCGGAAAAATCGTAACCCAAATTAAATCACAGGTAAAATCGCTCATAAAATAAGCGAGAGGAAGATCTTCATTTCGGAATTCCAAAGTGAGAGTCGTGCATGAAATTCCATGTCGATGATTACTGAACTGTCCCAAGTGGAGCTCAACGACGGCGCCACGCGGCCCACACGATGATGATGccacaacggcaacaaaaacaaggcGAATGACATGtaccataaaaacaaatgcatatTTCTCCAGTGCTGCCTCCCAtcgtgatgatgatgaggaagATGAACGGAGGACGATCCCAGTTAATTGTTCTCAACTCGATGTTGTTCTACGCTCAGTGAAATGGAATGCCAAACGCAAATAGACCAACAATGTGCAAAACAAGCAATGAAGTTGAAGATGCTGAGATGGAGATgcagatgaagatgaagattgCCATGTGTTCTATGAAGAGTGTTTGGCTGTCTCGTGGCGCATTTGACAGCGTTATTATGTGGACTCAATTAGCCGATGCCGTTAAGGACTGCCAACTCAGGAGGGTCTAAGCAGGGTCTGCTTGCTCTATCTGTCAGTTGGCAAAGTCTATAAAACACAGACTGTGCACTCAActagcaacatcagcaacaacaacaaagagaacgAGAACTGACTTGGCcaacacaaatcaaattacaGCCGAAAAACATTCGCGTGCCGTCGACGCGACTCGCCgacaaatgatttatttttaaaatcattttaagttttttttttcttttattttgtattttgttttggtgtCAGAGTGTCAGAATAACTGCGAGTATAAAAGTTTATGCGATTTGCTGTAGAACGAATGCTCAGCAAAAAAGTACAACGCATgcagttaaaataaatgagcGGTTGTATTCAAAGATACTTTGtcgtaaaattaaattgagttaaacCAATGTAGAAAGTTgtattatttcataaatatttaaatacttcgTAGAATAAGTTTCTTCTTGattatattataaacattGGAATACCTCCTAGAATAAGTTTCTTTTTAGAAATTcataatgcataaattaagttGTTCTACTTATTGTCTGTccatttattacaaaatttgatttattactCGTAAGAATATAGCTTGGGAACAAATTCAACAGCAGAATTAGATatttggaaattaattttgaagttGCCACGACCcaaaaagtatttatgaaatgtCAATATGATACAATTAAGTCTATTAGCTATGACGTGAAACTTTTCTAGCCATACTCTCATTTGTTAGCATGAGATAAAACCAAATTTTCCAGCCATAAAATTGGCTATTTCTCAGTACTCTCGCATAAACAGAAAGTAAAGTTAATTGCAAAAGgctaaataaacaaaacactgaataaataattatgttttattctaATCTACATATTAGATTAGTATACATATTTTACTACTAGGAATTCTTGCTATCTTGCCCAGATAATACTGTcggttaaaaaataaataaaagaaataaacaaactaatttaaCGATGGATTAGTACAGCGCagtaaattataaagaaaacaaatacgctgcatattaaatcaaaataaatataaatataaataaagcgGCACGCGTTTCGCATTAATTTCAGTCTCCATTGAAAAGCGCACAAAAAAAGTTGTTGGATAAGCAAAAGTGAATATAAAAAccaatttttcaataatttctgCACAGGACTCAACTTAAAATACAAGagttatatttataatcacaataatttaattattcattaaaaaatatatatgaaaagtGATGTGATGAATATAACACAATATAAAAACATGTTTTATTGATATAGGTcttcattcaaattataccatagagtgcaaaatataccagatagtcaGCCCTTTTGGTAGCGggtaaaataaatcaaaaatttgttgtgtcAGTTGCCAAGATAGTAAAATTTTGTGTGGTAAATAGAAAAACATTATGCTATacttaaattacttaaaaaaaaaaggtgaaaGTATTTTCCAATGAATTGAATATCTTATTTACAACCAATGGAATACACTCTAAAATCAATTCTCATTTTAACCGAAATCCAaagattgtttaaaatatatgtatttgtttaatgATAAGCGAAATATGAGCTGGCTGACAAATAACCAAAgacaataaaacaacaatttgtaaagGTGCCAATGGACATCAAACTAGGCAGATTTTTTACGCGATTGCTGCGCAAACTTCGGCACCGGAAACAACAGACCCAAATCCCTGGTCTCAGGTACAAACGGTTCCCAGATCGGAGGTCGGGTCGGATACTTGTTCATGGCATCCCGCATTCCCCGCATGCCCAACTCCAAGGCACAATTCGCTGAGCTTCGAGATGCTGGCTGCTGTGTAAAGGGGCCATTAAAGTGCACATAGATGTCACCCTGACTGGTCAAATCTAACCCGAATGTGGTCAGATCCTCGCCAATGGCCAATTGCACAGCATTCACAACATTCCCCCGCGGAGCACGCAAATTAGCCACGAGACCGGCAAGGCCAAAGAAATCGGGCAACAACGTAGCGCGAAGTTGACGATCCGTTGTTGCGTTGCTCTGTGGCCTGTGCTCCTGGAAGATGACCTCCGAATGCTGCCCGAAGACATCTGCGAATGTGGGCAAACACGGCAGCTGATTGTGCAGTTCCGGAAAGTGTTTGTACTCCCAATCGGGTAGCAGACTTGCGGTATTATATGGATGTGGATGGGTAGCCACAGCTGTGGGCGTGTCCAGGTCGTCGCTTTTACTCTCATTCAGTTGATCATCCTGGCTGCCATCGCTGTCCCCGGCTGTTGCCTGATCCTGGCACAGTGCAATCAAGGGTTTCACCTTACAACGGGGTCGACGACGTCTGGGCATGTTGTGTACTTTAAATCTGACTATAAAATGTCTGTACAAATAACTGTTAACTCTGTTAACACAGCCTACCCCGCCCGCTcccctttttatacccggtataCATATGattgaagggtattataactatgtgtctctaggaaatgtatgtgacAGGTTGATGGAGGCAACTCCTAttccataaagtatatacatatattcttgatcagcatcaaccgCAAAGATATAGTTATGTTCTGTCCGtctatctgtccgtctgtccttATGAAGCAGTGGaactcagagactataagagatagagctataattttttcgattgTATTTGATATTGATTCAAATTCTTTTCATGCCTACTTCTGTAAACCCAAATCGACAAAAGTCGAATAACCAGCGATATTTTGAAGCCAACTGCAATCGGGTCtcaggtatattttgcactctacggtatatt
This is a stretch of genomic DNA from Drosophila albomicans strain 15112-1751.03 chromosome 3, ASM965048v2, whole genome shotgun sequence. It encodes these proteins:
- the LOC117572137 gene encoding uncharacterized protein LOC117572137 isoform X2, translated to MPRRRRPRCKVKPLIALCQDQATAGDSDGSQDDQLNESKSDDLDTPTAVATHPHPYNTASLLPDWEYKHFPELHNQLPCLPTFADVFGQHSEVIFQEHRPQSNATTDRQLRATLLPDFFGLAGLVANLRAPRGNVVNAVQLAIGEDLTTFGQHLEAQRIVPWSWACGECGMP
- the LOC117572137 gene encoding uncharacterized protein LOC117572137 isoform X1; the protein is MPRRRRPRCKVKPLIALCQDQATAGDSDGSQDDQLNESKSDDLDTPTAVATHPHPYNTASLLPDWEYKHFPELHNQLPCLPTFADVFGQHSEVIFQEHRPQSNATTDRQLRATLLPDFFGLAGLVANLRAPRGNVVNAVQLAIGEDLTTFGLDLTSQGDIYVHFNGPFTQQPASRSSANCALELGMRGMRDAMNKYPTRPPIWEPFVPETRDLGLLFPVPKFAQQSRKKSA
- the LOC117572136 gene encoding uncharacterized protein LOC117572136 isoform X2; the protein is MSSYRSYTPWKSNLSSYKPSSSTYTLGSDLGSGATSRYTSLATPSAYRPSFSGGTYRIKRDPPAATPAVTSYVSRYGSAAKTEAKDTTSSSDRSSPIKRYTGTTSKLGKYGRSRDPSPVALEHTNHNSKSKSRDPSPVMDSARSKLGASNYRSGNSSSSSSRNTYGNRYGSTGTRLNSNTLDKSISYLTTSDFHARTASRAKASREKELEEQQTPEQPAETVKEVAKTEEKSPEQQSETAPEETFISVSVVTRATSPTPPGSTTVQRTRRIDIAKTIEKTIQRSTKPRQMVEKEIQSDRMDDSTRYLRYSAASSSISSNYSSHRDRISSLRYNASPQSSVSPKSSTPSAESKEPSVSPAKSSVNLSVASVKSSSTSNGKSKLSPPKAVRLNSRQSSVENLANKPPAAPSKAESPTKISNSSNSSNSSAKWPWPNKDFRKSSLNVGPTDRPRKSRTPSSGENEEATGTGAAAEATSGSGLERSPSGGSEASVTSASSARKVKLSNGKASTVKLKTHKSCTPSTGSSSNSSTATSACSSSDSEQRVKITKKTGKKKAAATNGVQPKEKTTSKKVAAKQATDSSGDNGDDGENSHNKFVTDSPSDAAVRQSPATATSPQTEQSAKQLAAQSTTQLAEQSSAQLAAQLSPKSPSPLQSSPQSPASQLASPSPSPSQSQWTAQSTSRLQRLSGVSNFFATRQHDANSEPIFIESSESAGEADTPPCDSMVTLSLTLDTRTNEPTTTTKTTASGQVTTTTITTTTNTTSSPNSYSSSTHNPRETSTAQQQQKHYDKESSLTTSEANPSDLDEPSWWQDTSLQINTASALDYNNRGEMPYRLRHIDSGEEQAWWLRQDEGDDDDTLAEETLNPLDDEQSRDASVEITEGGKAACGAWWSSSNDNEREQEQESEVQGKLMPRSRISPEQDAWWLDEEQTQQQTPIKSLTPECKTNGYHDEPHVEVTLKLPSNSSKASNGSGSSAPTDAAAQHWWMSGPAKKLFNVQRVESGERAWWQEKEQEAPPPPPPVKQATPPTPPPRIIKHWESGERAWWLQDDEQQPGNAGEQLLPSNGNDVVDFKQTNGQIPRPLAQDAPSELSSSFNFAYSVRPPPLGQCSSPVPPELANELAEQRKLCASPYDNIPMSKVQMAAAPSTPQLQPATAPRYAYAPQPGRVGDKLFISRHQNIDELLGGACRPLSPLFYNGGGIGILESGEASLPTSASLPPANKNMFLLEEITPDQVRIHDSTAQLPVIQRMQRDVEWLENGSSSNFYEQQQQQPQQRRIDDAAIQVFKDGEYGAYLDLESSLAEQTEEIEGLQASRKNSLVVRTQLSVRVQAIIEKLLSSEGSDLRRALFSLKQVFQEDKDLVHAFVALGGLNCLVRVGNCADQNYQNYILRALGQVMLYVDGMNGVMKHQPTMEWLYSLIASNYRSVVKTALKLLLVFVEYAESNCYVLVSAIHAVDAAQGTAPWTNIMRLLKDYDNADAELVIYATSLINKTLAGLTDQDSFYDESDLLEQQGMEAVILRYMSKPGTDMDLLDQLQLYEAVLKFEDGESDGQRLPQNSMRKTQRNRPGTGTAERRKSRRHSTDNSPAPLTKVLPTTVLRMTPTQATLDEDDSSGSTNSTEFSGGLFQEKKPRDGAGVTPGLRRRRERAERHKSFLKEQEEAAANGILAARELRENYDLEDKDMLLQLKRDHTVKDLTRKLSNLPTSPTQEPGNRGAICGDMSGLISKAKEGLAKSKSKSEISRSSSVDQELKKPEPKKSENELHWEELVRNMTRPLNLCDLDFTDLHSDDDKDVLAPRGLGAGIPPPPPPLGGGMVMPPPMMPPSLAPPPMFNYGGYGAGSLTNSVNSSLNGSVNGELANGNNTIKKNKKTVKLFWKEVREDMIPQVVGKTIWDELPNANVDTQKLEHLFESRAKDLMTKEKQQELNKSKEIIVLDHKRSNAINIAMTKLPLPCAIKTAILKMDATVVTREGIDKLLNMLPSDEERDKIQEAQMSNPELQLGKAEQFLLTLASISELGARLKLWAFRLDFDNCEKEIAEPLMDLKHGIEILRQNRTFHCILSTLLSVGIFLNGAPVKGFQIEYLAKVPEVKDTVHKHSLLHHLCHMVMESSSDTSDLYSEIGPITRASKADYADLAHNLTQLEAECKTSWDRLKLIAKHDCAPPLKQKLVDFLADCAERIIILQIVHRRVMNRYRKFLLWLGTPQISVADSRPNEFCRLLSEFALEYRTTRERVQQQLEKKANHRERNKTRGKLIIDMAKFKTKEDVADAELKQLLGTPNADQPDGTLTWRRRRAEQLRSPIARQSEEQFTDGDDEILESLVKTATKTSGNRTTPRERKRTRHADRKSLRRTLKNGLTDEEKQHVAALIQTY